One genomic segment of Epinephelus fuscoguttatus linkage group LG19, E.fuscoguttatus.final_Chr_v1 includes these proteins:
- the LOC125878936 gene encoding somatostatin receptor type 5-like isoform X1: MDGYYNWTLTSENGSMSSSQPYPGDHTYNNTSEVAAPMPFSTVTAVVYTIVFIVGLLGNPLVIYVVVRYTKMKTVTNMYILNLALADELYILGIPFLGTNSALSYWPYGDFFCKVCMTADSMSQFSSTFCLTVMSIDRYLAVVHPIRSAKWRKPQVAKVFNCMVWVVSFLIVLPVTIYSHVQEEFNTCNITWPEPRELWSIVFILYTSILGFFGPLFVICLCYLLIVIKVRSAGARAGLTKRRKSERKVTRMVVIIVLVFVLCWMPFYTTNIVNLFHTIPENNTTAAVYFFLVILTYVNSCANPVLYGFLSDNFKQSFQKVLCFHKPNGVGTTGQVGRRQTSPKENHNPVVSPRNPAQNGKPQSIQQPVQMEVIGDFDSEPLTLKTELNGQGSI, encoded by the exons ATGGACGGCTACTACAACTGGACGCTGACATCTGAGAATGGCAGCATGTCTTCCTCCCAGCCCTACCCCGGGGACCACACCTATAACAATACCTCAGAGGTTGCTGCACCAATGCCCTTCAGCACAGTCACTGCAGTCGTCTACACCATCGTCTTCATTGTGGGTCTTCTGGGAAACCCGCTGGTCATCTATGTGGTGGTTCGCTACACCAAGATGAAGACTGTAACCAACATGTACATCCTCAATTTAGCGTTGGCGGATGAACTCTACATCCTGGGAATTCCCTTCCTTGGCACCAACAGTGCACTTTCCTACTGGCCATATGGGGACTTCTTCTGCAAGGTGTGCATGACCGCAGATTCCATGAGCCAGTTCTCCTCCACCTTTTGCCTGACGGTGATGAGCATCGATCGCTACCTGGCTGTGGTTCATCCTATTCGCAGCGCCAAATGGCGGAAGCCACAGGTGGCCAAGGTTTTTAATTGCATGGTGTGGGTCGTGTCCTTTCTGATTGTGCTGCCGGTCACGATCTACTCACATGTACAGGAGGAGTTCAACACCTGCAACATAACCTGGCCTGAGCCACGGGAATTGTGGTCTATTGTCTTCATCCTCTACACATCCATCCTGGGCTTCTTTGGTCCTCTATTTGTCATCTGCCTCTGCTACCTGCTCATTGTCATCAAG GTGAGGTCAGCAGGTGCACGTGCAGGCCTGACTAAGCGACGCAAGTCGGAGCGTAAGGTGACACGCATGGTGGTGATCATCGTGTTGGTGTTTGTGCTTTGTTGGATGCCCTTCTACACTACCAACATCGTCAACCTGTTTCATACCATCCCTGAGAACAACACCACCGCTGCAGTCTACTTCTTCCTGGTCATCCTCACCTACGTCAACTCCTGCGCCAACCCAGTCCTCTACGGGTTCCTCTCTGACAACTTCAAGCAGAGCTTCCAGAAGGTGCTCTGCTTCCACAAACCAAATGGTGTTGGCACAACAGGCCAGGTGGGACGTAGACAGACTTCACCCAAGGAAAACCACAATCCTGTTGTCTCACCCAGAAACCCAGCGCAGAATGGAAAACCACAGAGCATTCAG CAGCCTGTCCAGATGGAGGTTATTGGAGACTTTGACAGTGAGCCTTTAACTTTGAAGACAGAGTTGAACGGCCAGGGATCAATATGA
- the LOC125878936 gene encoding somatostatin receptor type 5-like isoform X2: protein MDGYYNWTLTSENGSMSSSQPYPGDHTYNNTSEVAAPMPFSTVTAVVYTIVFIVGLLGNPLVIYVVVRYTKMKTVTNMYILNLALADELYILGIPFLGTNSALSYWPYGDFFCKVCMTADSMSQFSSTFCLTVMSIDRYLAVVHPIRSAKWRKPQVAKVFNCMVWVVSFLIVLPVTIYSHVQEEFNTCNITWPEPRELWSIVFILYTSILGFFGPLFVICLCYLLIVIKVRSAGARAGLTKRRKSERKVTRMVVIIVLVFVLCWMPFYTTNIVNLFHTIPENNTTAAVYFFLVILTYVNSCANPVLYGFLSDNFKQSFQKVLCFHKPNGVGTTGQVGRRQTSPKENHNPVVSPRNPAQNGKPQSIQPVQMEVIGDFDSEPLTLKTELNGQGSI from the exons ATGGACGGCTACTACAACTGGACGCTGACATCTGAGAATGGCAGCATGTCTTCCTCCCAGCCCTACCCCGGGGACCACACCTATAACAATACCTCAGAGGTTGCTGCACCAATGCCCTTCAGCACAGTCACTGCAGTCGTCTACACCATCGTCTTCATTGTGGGTCTTCTGGGAAACCCGCTGGTCATCTATGTGGTGGTTCGCTACACCAAGATGAAGACTGTAACCAACATGTACATCCTCAATTTAGCGTTGGCGGATGAACTCTACATCCTGGGAATTCCCTTCCTTGGCACCAACAGTGCACTTTCCTACTGGCCATATGGGGACTTCTTCTGCAAGGTGTGCATGACCGCAGATTCCATGAGCCAGTTCTCCTCCACCTTTTGCCTGACGGTGATGAGCATCGATCGCTACCTGGCTGTGGTTCATCCTATTCGCAGCGCCAAATGGCGGAAGCCACAGGTGGCCAAGGTTTTTAATTGCATGGTGTGGGTCGTGTCCTTTCTGATTGTGCTGCCGGTCACGATCTACTCACATGTACAGGAGGAGTTCAACACCTGCAACATAACCTGGCCTGAGCCACGGGAATTGTGGTCTATTGTCTTCATCCTCTACACATCCATCCTGGGCTTCTTTGGTCCTCTATTTGTCATCTGCCTCTGCTACCTGCTCATTGTCATCAAG GTGAGGTCAGCAGGTGCACGTGCAGGCCTGACTAAGCGACGCAAGTCGGAGCGTAAGGTGACACGCATGGTGGTGATCATCGTGTTGGTGTTTGTGCTTTGTTGGATGCCCTTCTACACTACCAACATCGTCAACCTGTTTCATACCATCCCTGAGAACAACACCACCGCTGCAGTCTACTTCTTCCTGGTCATCCTCACCTACGTCAACTCCTGCGCCAACCCAGTCCTCTACGGGTTCCTCTCTGACAACTTCAAGCAGAGCTTCCAGAAGGTGCTCTGCTTCCACAAACCAAATGGTGTTGGCACAACAGGCCAGGTGGGACGTAGACAGACTTCACCCAAGGAAAACCACAATCCTGTTGTCTCACCCAGAAACCCAGCGCAGAATGGAAAACCACAGAGCATTCAG CCTGTCCAGATGGAGGTTATTGGAGACTTTGACAGTGAGCCTTTAACTTTGAAGACAGAGTTGAACGGCCAGGGATCAATATGA